The following proteins are encoded in a genomic region of Candidatus Eisenbacteria bacterium:
- a CDS encoding MBL fold metallo-hydrolase, with amino-acid sequence MNARLTGRSALLAALLLAFACAPGARAADDHHDRAPSDPFRLQPLRGGVHALYGRGGNVGFYVGPRSVLLIDDQFKDLAPGIKAQVEKVTPLPIRFLVNTHHHGDHVGGNEFFSQFAEVLAHENVRTHMLASPAEILAAGPRVSDSLKALAAATTDSAKRASLNSTTQRVDDQVMWAKTVKIEEIAPLVTLAGTGEMRVHLGDETIRLVHYDSAHTDGDCVVFFEKAHVIHMGDVYFHAVIPYIDWQHGASVPGYMNFIDSVLAHAPDDAMFIPGHGEVSDAAGLREFRAYLADLSVATRGAHDAGKTMAQAVESVKLPKYEKWSGYKERLGANVEAAWRTIYR; translated from the coding sequence ATGAACGCCCGCCTCACCGGAAGATCCGCCCTGCTGGCCGCGCTGCTCCTGGCGTTCGCGTGCGCCCCGGGCGCCCGCGCCGCCGACGACCACCACGACCGCGCGCCCTCGGACCCCTTCCGGCTGCAGCCGCTGCGCGGGGGCGTGCACGCCCTGTACGGGCGGGGCGGCAACGTGGGTTTCTACGTGGGCCCCAGGTCGGTGCTGCTGATTGACGACCAGTTCAAGGACCTCGCCCCCGGCATCAAGGCACAGGTGGAGAAGGTCACGCCGCTGCCGATCCGCTTCCTGGTCAACACCCACCACCACGGGGACCACGTGGGCGGCAACGAGTTCTTCTCGCAGTTCGCCGAGGTCCTGGCGCACGAGAACGTGCGCACCCACATGCTGGCCTCCCCCGCGGAGATCCTCGCCGCGGGGCCCCGGGTTTCCGACTCGCTCAAGGCGCTGGCCGCCGCCACCACCGACTCGGCGAAGCGCGCGTCGCTGAACAGCACCACCCAGCGCGTGGATGACCAGGTGATGTGGGCGAAGACGGTGAAGATCGAAGAGATCGCGCCGCTGGTCACGCTCGCCGGCACCGGTGAGATGCGCGTGCACCTGGGGGATGAGACCATCCGCCTGGTCCATTACGACTCCGCGCACACCGACGGGGACTGCGTGGTGTTCTTTGAGAAGGCGCACGTGATCCACATGGGCGACGTGTACTTCCACGCGGTCATCCCCTACATAGACTGGCAGCACGGCGCATCGGTGCCCGGGTACATGAACTTCATTGATTCCGTGCTGGCGCACGCGCCGGACGACGCCATGTTCATCCCGGGACACGGCGAGGTCAGCGACGCCGCCGGGCTGCGGGAGTTCCGCGCCTACCTCGCGGACCTCTCCGTCGCCACCCGCGGAGCCCACGACGCGGGCAAGACCATGGCCCAGGCTGTCGAGAGCGTGAAGCTGCCGAAGTACGAGAAGTGGAGCGGCTACAAGGAGCGCCTGGGCGCAAACGTCGAGGCGGCGTGGAGGACGATCTACAGGTAG
- a CDS encoding DUF4397 domain-containing protein produces MRMRILAMALLGLAAVTAAGCGKDPVQPAAKARLRMAHFAPTAPNADLWAGSSALGANLNFEKATGYTTVDATDFRVKALEAGKTDVLADNLLYIALAASRDYTCILTESPVGHYALALTIDDHSAISSSQAKLRFFHLSPDVADTLQLVLNGLATGGLARNDTNRQYYPVTPGTYAMKFRLYRDTTRVLAEREVELEGGKRYTLIFSGVNTGGPGYRMTVLNDTL; encoded by the coding sequence ATGCGGATGAGGATCCTGGCGATGGCCCTGCTCGGGCTCGCGGCGGTGACGGCGGCCGGTTGCGGGAAAGACCCCGTGCAGCCGGCGGCGAAGGCCCGGCTGCGCATGGCCCACTTTGCCCCGACCGCGCCGAACGCGGACCTCTGGGCCGGTTCCTCGGCACTGGGTGCGAACCTGAACTTCGAGAAGGCCACCGGCTACACCACGGTGGATGCCACGGACTTCCGGGTGAAAGCGCTGGAAGCCGGCAAGACCGACGTGCTGGCCGACAACCTGCTCTACATCGCGCTCGCGGCCAGCCGGGACTACACCTGCATCCTCACGGAATCCCCGGTCGGGCACTACGCGCTGGCGCTCACCATTGACGACCACAGCGCCATCTCTTCGAGCCAGGCGAAGCTGCGCTTCTTCCACCTCTCGCCCGACGTCGCGGACACGCTGCAGCTGGTGCTCAACGGGCTGGCGACCGGCGGACTGGCGCGCAACGACACCAACCGGCAGTACTACCCGGTGACCCCCGGGACGTACGCCATGAAGTTCCGGCTGTACCGCGACACCACGCGGGTGCTGGCGGAGCGGGAGGTGGAGCTCGAGGGGGGGAAGCGGTACACGCTGATCTTCAGCGGAGTGAACACCGGGGGGCCGGGCTACCGGATGACGGTGCTGAACGACACTCTGTAG
- a CDS encoding HDOD domain-containing protein: MQPKSQPPKPQPEVVQRIQRSLAELEVARRHLDQVGRVAASLASSTSVQPTLQAILDAALEGLGMAFGSIAVRHGAQGSVDIEARREFDDGLMDHARTELEQTHFLWVLDHDRPLLLSPPGVPVDLSGARAVHFHAGNFLLVPLPQQNELGGILCVGTLERRHRFQDSDLKYLELLATFAASALRSIRAVEDAQNFLIATIRSLSTALDARDPYTRGHSERVAMYSLGVLNELEAARPDGFPEGFRDSVRLGAMLHDIGKIGVPDSILHKPDKLTPEEFDSMRSHTDMGASIVGGVRNTRDILDAIRFHHERFDGTGYPRGLKGEIIPMIARIVGIADAFDAMTSDRPYRKGSAPEFAVEQIRNMAGIHFDPEVVDALGRAFESGQLSIHVEDSTRKREDVNQEVLEKLFSRRIKELPSMPQVVHQVIERSRDINCSIRELAELVSRDQGLVTRVLRLVNSAFYGFSRRISTVSLALTILGLRNVRNMVINVGLAGFFRGGTTQSRSTRLRLWEHSVETAVGAMTLARLRRMGEPDEAFTAGLLHDIGRIALDYYHHDLSARIESLIEEEGLSEVEAERRVTGVDHGAIGAWVAAQWNLPSTLCSTIRYHHDPARCAAEAPEALQLTYLAGAAEALSELRHRVDDDLEQHLENGAVKHLMLTPEEIRATLEAMEREKSSMMQMLGQAA, from the coding sequence ATGCAGCCGAAATCTCAGCCGCCGAAACCGCAACCCGAAGTGGTGCAGAGGATCCAGCGCTCCCTCGCGGAGCTGGAGGTGGCGCGCCGCCACCTCGACCAGGTGGGCCGCGTGGCCGCCTCGCTGGCCTCCTCCACGTCCGTCCAGCCCACGCTCCAGGCCATCCTGGACGCGGCGCTGGAAGGGCTGGGCATGGCCTTCGGCAGCATCGCGGTGCGGCACGGCGCACAGGGCAGCGTGGACATCGAGGCCCGCCGGGAGTTCGACGACGGCCTCATGGACCACGCCCGCACCGAGCTGGAGCAGACCCACTTCCTGTGGGTGCTGGACCACGACCGGCCGCTGCTGCTCTCCCCGCCGGGCGTGCCGGTGGACCTCTCCGGCGCCCGCGCGGTGCACTTCCACGCCGGCAACTTCCTGCTGGTCCCGCTGCCGCAGCAGAACGAGCTGGGGGGCATCCTGTGCGTGGGCACGCTGGAGCGGCGCCACCGCTTCCAGGACTCCGACCTCAAGTACCTCGAGCTGCTGGCGACCTTCGCCGCGAGCGCGTTGCGCAGCATACGCGCCGTGGAGGACGCCCAGAACTTCCTGATCGCCACCATCCGCTCGCTGTCCACGGCCCTGGACGCCCGCGACCCCTACACCCGCGGCCACAGCGAGCGCGTGGCCATGTACTCGCTGGGCGTGCTCAACGAGCTGGAGGCCGCGCGCCCCGACGGCTTCCCCGAGGGCTTCCGCGACTCGGTGCGCCTGGGGGCGATGCTGCACGACATCGGCAAGATCGGGGTGCCCGACTCGATCCTGCACAAGCCGGACAAGCTCACGCCCGAGGAGTTCGACTCCATGCGCTCGCACACCGACATGGGCGCGAGCATCGTGGGCGGCGTGCGCAACACCCGCGACATCCTGGACGCCATCCGCTTCCACCACGAGCGCTTCGACGGCACCGGCTACCCGCGCGGGCTCAAGGGCGAGATCATCCCGATGATCGCGCGCATCGTGGGCATCGCCGACGCCTTCGACGCCATGACCAGCGACCGGCCCTACCGCAAGGGCAGCGCGCCGGAGTTCGCGGTGGAGCAGATCCGGAACATGGCCGGCATCCACTTCGACCCCGAGGTGGTGGACGCTCTGGGCCGCGCCTTCGAGTCCGGGCAGTTGTCCATCCACGTGGAAGACTCCACGCGCAAGCGCGAGGACGTGAACCAGGAGGTCCTCGAGAAGCTGTTCAGCCGCCGGATCAAGGAACTCCCGTCCATGCCGCAGGTGGTGCACCAGGTGATCGAGCGCAGCCGGGACATCAACTGCAGCATCCGCGAGCTGGCCGAGCTGGTCTCGCGCGACCAGGGCCTGGTGACCCGCGTGCTGCGCCTGGTGAACTCGGCATTCTACGGATTCTCGCGGCGCATCTCCACGGTGAGCCTGGCGCTCACCATCCTGGGGCTGCGCAACGTGCGCAACATGGTGATCAACGTGGGGCTGGCGGGCTTCTTCCGGGGCGGCACCACCCAGAGCCGCTCCACGCGGCTGCGACTGTGGGAGCATTCCGTGGAAACGGCGGTGGGGGCGATGACGCTGGCGCGGCTGCGCCGCATGGGCGAGCCCGACGAGGCCTTCACCGCGGGGTTGCTGCACGACATCGGCCGGATCGCGCTGGACTACTACCACCACGACCTGTCGGCGCGCATCGAGTCGCTGATCGAGGAGGAGGGCCTGAGCGAGGTGGAGGCCGAGCGGCGCGTGACCGGGGTGGACCACGGGGCCATCGGAGCGTGGGTGGCGGCGCAGTGGAACCTGCCGTCCACCCTGTGCAGCACCATCCGCTACCATCACGACCCCGCCCGCTGCGCGGCGGAGGCGCCGGAGGCGCTGCAGCTGACCTACCTGGCGGGAGCCGCGGAGGCGCTCTCGGAGCTGCGCCACCGCGTGGACGACGACCTGGAGCAACATCTCGAGAACGGCGCCGTGAAGCACCTCATGCTCACCCCGGAGGAGATCCGGGCCACGCTGGAGGCGATGGAGCGCGAGAAATCCTCGATGATGCAGATGCTGGGACAGGCGGCCTGA
- a CDS encoding glycosyltransferase family 4 protein, whose product MAMPSVSPPVASLAPTGHIRRPRVGIVGPYPPPYGGISVGIQRLGRHLAANGVDFHIYSETGADVPGERVTGFAGARRLLARLFSAGPSHILHYQSPDWRMRCLVALWGMVTGRKSLISIHGQSYDYSMRGGPLQRALIRFFLRRTSAVIACNPGIEARVRAEAGPAVMVRMIPAFLPPPLDEAGLPLPAELEAFLGAHSPVVLWVGWSRLLEGRDLYGLDHTLRLAGRLRKRFPGLGCVLWFSGVEDAAHWDRLWDEAGRADLRDSVFVGRGGLPEIHPLFRRADVYVRPTVSDGDSVSVREALALGTPVVASDAAPRPGACVTYRTGDADALERAVLGVLEDVGAARARVRREPVEDNGGKILDLYRELGL is encoded by the coding sequence ATGGCGATGCCCAGCGTCTCACCCCCCGTTGCGAGCCTCGCCCCCACCGGCCATATCCGCCGGCCCCGGGTGGGGATCGTCGGGCCGTACCCGCCGCCCTACGGCGGGATCTCCGTGGGCATCCAGCGCCTGGGGCGACATCTGGCCGCGAACGGCGTGGATTTCCACATCTACAGCGAGACGGGCGCGGACGTGCCCGGCGAGCGCGTCACCGGCTTCGCGGGCGCGCGACGGCTGCTGGCCCGCCTGTTTTCCGCGGGCCCTTCCCACATCCTCCACTACCAGAGCCCCGACTGGCGCATGCGCTGCCTGGTGGCGCTGTGGGGCATGGTGACCGGCCGCAAGAGCCTGATCTCGATCCACGGACAGAGCTACGACTACTCCATGCGCGGGGGGCCGCTGCAGCGCGCGCTGATCCGCTTCTTCCTGCGACGCACCTCGGCGGTGATCGCCTGCAACCCGGGCATCGAGGCCCGGGTGCGCGCGGAGGCCGGCCCGGCGGTGATGGTGCGCATGATCCCCGCGTTCCTGCCCCCGCCGCTGGACGAGGCCGGCCTGCCGCTGCCGGCGGAGCTGGAGGCCTTCCTCGGGGCGCACTCGCCGGTGGTGCTGTGGGTGGGCTGGTCGCGGCTGCTCGAGGGCCGCGACCTCTACGGGCTGGACCATACGCTGCGGCTCGCGGGCCGGCTGCGGAAGCGTTTCCCCGGGCTGGGCTGCGTGCTATGGTTCAGCGGCGTCGAGGATGCGGCGCACTGGGACCGGCTGTGGGACGAGGCCGGTCGCGCGGACCTGCGCGACAGCGTGTTCGTGGGCCGCGGCGGGCTGCCGGAGATCCACCCCCTGTTCCGCCGCGCCGACGTGTACGTGCGCCCCACCGTGAGCGACGGAGATTCCGTGTCGGTGCGTGAGGCGCTGGCGCTGGGCACCCCGGTGGTCGCCAGCGACGCCGCCCCGCGGCCCGGCGCGTGCGTGACCTACCGCACCGGGGACGCGGATGCGCTGGAGCGCGCCGTGCTGGGCGTGCTGGAAGACGTGGGAGCCGCCCGCGCGCGCGTGCGGCGCGAGCCCGTGGAAGACAACGGCGGGAAGATTCTCGACCTCTACCGGGAGCTGGGTCTGTGA
- a CDS encoding GDP-mannose 4,6-dehydratase — protein sequence MSRHWKGRRVLVTGAGGFIGSHLVERLVREGARVTAFVHYNSRSDWGNLEFCTPEVKRALRVVAGELTDPRSVFEAMEDQQTVFHLGALIAIPYSYSAPASYVSVNVQGTVNVLEAARRLEVERVVHTSTSETYGTARYVPMDEEHPLQGQSPYSASKIGADKIAESYHLSFGLPVATVRPFNAYGPRQSARAIIPTILTQMLTGRARLRLGSLKPIRDFTYVEDTVDGFLRAAQAARAVGTVVNLGSGKGVSIGELVKRAAKVCGAKVELVEDKQRVRPGASEVMRLVCDNRKALRVLGWKPRVTLDDGLHRVKRYLDANLGRYKTDRYIV from the coding sequence GTGAGCCGACACTGGAAAGGCCGCCGCGTGCTGGTCACCGGCGCGGGCGGGTTCATCGGGAGCCACCTCGTGGAACGCCTCGTCCGCGAAGGTGCCAGGGTGACCGCGTTCGTCCATTACAACAGCCGCAGCGACTGGGGCAATCTGGAGTTCTGCACCCCCGAGGTGAAGCGCGCGCTGCGGGTGGTGGCCGGCGAGCTGACCGACCCGCGCAGCGTGTTCGAGGCCATGGAAGACCAGCAGACGGTGTTCCACCTGGGCGCCCTGATCGCCATCCCCTACTCCTACAGCGCGCCCGCCAGCTACGTGTCGGTGAACGTGCAGGGCACGGTGAACGTGCTGGAGGCCGCCCGCCGCCTGGAGGTGGAGCGCGTGGTGCACACCTCCACCTCCGAGACCTACGGCACCGCGCGCTACGTGCCCATGGACGAGGAGCACCCGCTGCAGGGCCAGTCCCCCTACTCCGCCAGCAAGATCGGCGCGGACAAGATCGCCGAGAGCTACCACCTCTCCTTCGGCCTGCCGGTGGCCACGGTGCGGCCCTTCAACGCCTACGGCCCGCGCCAGTCCGCGCGCGCCATCATCCCCACCATCCTGACGCAGATGCTGACCGGCCGCGCGCGCCTCAGGCTGGGCTCGCTCAAGCCCATCCGCGACTTCACCTACGTGGAGGACACGGTGGACGGCTTCCTGCGCGCCGCGCAGGCGGCCAGGGCGGTGGGCACGGTGGTGAACCTGGGCTCGGGCAAGGGCGTGAGCATCGGCGAGCTGGTGAAGCGGGCCGCCAAGGTGTGCGGCGCGAAAGTGGAACTGGTGGAGGACAAGCAGCGCGTGCGCCCCGGGGCGAGCGAGGTGATGCGCCTGGTGTGCGACAACCGCAAGGCGCTGCGCGTGCTGGGCTGGAAGCCGCGCGTGACGCTGGACGACGGGCTGCACCGCGTGAAGCGCTACCTGGACGCCAACCTGGGCCGGTACAAGACCGACCGGTACATCGTCTAG
- a CDS encoding NTP transferase domain-containing protein: MRAVILAGGKGSRLKPYTTVFPKPLVPVGDQPILELVLRQLKAAGFTDVTLALGHMGQLIQAYCGDGSRWGLKIVYSIEDAPLGTAGPLALAAPPEEFFLAMNGDLLTTLDYGALLRAHMQGGRLATVTVFEKKVPIDLGVLKLDDQGNLLEYIEKPTLTYHVSTGIYAFHRRILDFIPRGRRLDFPDLVRDLIARGESLGTHLFTGQWLDIGRPEDHALAVETLERDPGAFLPPAR; encoded by the coding sequence ATGCGCGCGGTCATCCTGGCCGGGGGCAAGGGCTCCCGCCTCAAACCCTACACCACGGTCTTCCCCAAGCCGCTCGTCCCGGTGGGCGACCAGCCCATCCTGGAGCTGGTGCTGCGCCAGCTCAAGGCCGCCGGCTTCACCGACGTCACGCTGGCCCTGGGCCACATGGGCCAGCTGATCCAGGCCTACTGTGGCGACGGCTCGCGCTGGGGCCTCAAGATCGTCTACTCCATCGAGGACGCCCCGCTGGGCACCGCCGGCCCGCTGGCACTGGCCGCCCCCCCGGAGGAGTTCTTCCTGGCCATGAACGGCGACCTGCTCACCACGCTGGACTACGGCGCGCTGCTGCGCGCCCACATGCAGGGCGGCCGGCTGGCCACCGTGACGGTGTTCGAGAAGAAGGTGCCCATTGACCTGGGCGTGCTCAAGCTGGACGACCAGGGCAACCTGCTCGAGTACATCGAAAAGCCCACGCTCACCTACCACGTGAGCACCGGCATCTACGCGTTCCACCGGCGCATCCTGGACTTCATCCCCAGGGGCCGGCGCCTGGACTTCCCCGACCTGGTGCGAGACCTGATCGCCCGGGGCGAATCGCTGGGCACGCACCTGTTCACCGGGCAGTGGCTGGACATCGGCCGGCCCGAGGACCACGCGCTGGCCGTCGAGACGCTGGAGCGCGATCCCGGCGCGTTCCTGCCCCCGGCCCGATGA
- a CDS encoding NAD-dependent epimerase/dehydratase family protein codes for MILLVTGAGGFLGRALVRSVLEREPASRVIGLDPGPPPPGLPAHFAWERGSAADSALVERLIRSHTVDAVAHLARAPETTELGPLMREHLGFTLAVCHAVQRAGGVRRVLVPGSAAEYGLFPESELPIPEDRVPHPAGAYGYAKLAECSLALQAPAKLGVPAFVARVFNPVGPGQGTRFVCGSLAAQFARMRATGVAPLRLGPLTPQRDFIDVSDAAEALRLLLGRARPGEAYNVGTGRGTRVADVLEVFQELTGLRPPPGAPAPPAASHEAAEHSVADIGKLRAATGFEPRVALRDSLRAMLEAAVAGQA; via the coding sequence ATGATCCTGCTGGTGACCGGGGCCGGCGGCTTCCTGGGCCGCGCCCTGGTGCGCTCCGTGCTGGAACGCGAGCCCGCCTCCCGCGTGATCGGCCTGGACCCCGGCCCGCCTCCTCCCGGCCTGCCCGCCCACTTCGCGTGGGAGCGCGGCAGCGCGGCGGACTCCGCACTCGTGGAGCGCCTCATCCGCTCCCACACCGTGGACGCCGTGGCCCACCTCGCCCGCGCGCCCGAGACCACCGAACTGGGCCCCCTGATGCGCGAGCACCTGGGCTTCACCCTGGCGGTATGCCACGCGGTGCAGCGCGCCGGCGGCGTCCGGCGCGTGCTGGTGCCCGGCTCGGCGGCCGAGTACGGTCTGTTCCCCGAATCCGAGCTGCCCATCCCCGAGGACCGCGTGCCCCATCCCGCCGGCGCCTACGGCTACGCCAAGCTGGCGGAGTGCTCGCTGGCGCTGCAGGCCCCCGCGAAGCTGGGGGTGCCGGCCTTCGTGGCGCGGGTGTTCAACCCCGTGGGCCCCGGGCAGGGCACGCGCTTTGTCTGCGGCTCGCTGGCCGCGCAGTTCGCGCGGATGCGCGCCACGGGCGTGGCCCCGCTGCGCCTGGGTCCGCTCACCCCGCAGCGGGACTTCATAGATGTCTCCGACGCCGCCGAAGCGCTCCGCCTGCTGCTGGGGCGGGCCCGCCCGGGCGAGGCCTACAACGTGGGGACGGGCCGCGGAACGCGCGTCGCGGACGTGCTCGAAGTGTTCCAGGAGCTCACCGGCCTGCGCCCGCCGCCGGGCGCCCCCGCGCCGCCCGCCGCCTCCCATGAGGCGGCCGAGCACAGCGTGGCCGACATAGGGAAACTCCGGGCGGCAACCGGGTTCGAGCCGCGGGTGGCGCTGCGCGATTCGCTGCGCGCGATGCTGGAGGCGGCGGTTGCAGGCCAGGCATGA
- a CDS encoding citrate synthase — translation MAKESLSITDNRTGKAAEVPIQDGAIRAIDLRQFKTSADDFGLLSYDPAFLNTASCKSTITYIDGDKGILEYRGYPIDQLAEHSTFAECAYLTVNGELPTSGEYEAWQREIASNYNLPAGLLPTIYAFDRHSHPCVMMISCLAALSGQYPDARHVLDPAARRLQAMRLIGHVPTLAAMIYRHTQGLPPVSPDASLSYTANFLRMMFSDKDGKFKPSKALERAMDVLLILHLDHEQNCSTSTLRAVASSQSDLFCSAAGAMAALYGPLHGGANEEVLHMLKQIGTKDKVGDFVKSVKEGHGKIMGFGHRVYKNYDPRARVIKQMADMVFAEVGKNPLIDLALELERIALSDEYFISRKLYPNVDFYSGLVYEAFKLPEPMFTVMFATARASGWAAHYLEIMQDAEQKIARPRQLFLGARKREYGLVTK, via the coding sequence ATGGCAAAAGAGAGCCTCTCGATCACCGACAACCGGACCGGCAAGGCCGCGGAAGTGCCCATTCAGGACGGGGCCATCCGGGCCATTGATCTCCGGCAGTTCAAGACATCCGCCGACGACTTCGGGTTGCTGTCGTACGACCCGGCCTTCCTGAACACCGCTTCGTGCAAGAGCACCATCACCTACATTGACGGCGACAAGGGTATCCTCGAATACCGCGGCTACCCGATTGATCAGCTGGCCGAGCACAGCACCTTCGCGGAGTGCGCGTATCTCACGGTGAACGGCGAGCTGCCCACTTCCGGCGAGTACGAGGCCTGGCAGCGCGAGATCGCCAGCAACTACAACCTTCCCGCCGGGCTGCTGCCGACCATCTACGCCTTCGACCGTCACTCGCACCCGTGCGTCATGATGATCTCGTGCCTCGCGGCGCTCTCCGGCCAGTACCCGGACGCGCGCCACGTGCTCGACCCGGCGGCCCGCCGCCTGCAGGCCATGCGCCTGATCGGCCATGTGCCCACGCTGGCGGCGATGATCTACCGCCACACGCAGGGCCTGCCGCCGGTCTCGCCGGACGCCTCGCTGTCCTACACCGCGAACTTCCTGCGCATGATGTTCTCGGACAAGGACGGCAAGTTCAAACCCAGCAAGGCGCTCGAGCGCGCCATGGACGTGCTGCTGATCCTGCACCTGGACCACGAGCAGAACTGCAGCACCAGCACCCTGCGCGCCGTCGCCTCCTCGCAGAGCGACCTGTTCTGCTCCGCGGCCGGCGCCATGGCCGCCCTCTACGGCCCGCTGCACGGCGGCGCCAACGAGGAAGTGCTGCACATGCTCAAACAGATCGGCACCAAGGACAAGGTGGGCGACTTCGTGAAGAGCGTGAAGGAAGGCCACGGCAAGATCATGGGTTTCGGGCACCGCGTCTACAAGAACTACGACCCGCGCGCCCGGGTGATCAAGCAGATGGCCGACATGGTCTTCGCCGAGGTGGGCAAGAACCCGCTCATTGACCTGGCCCTGGAGCTGGAGCGCATCGCCCTGAGCGACGAGTACTTCATCTCGCGCAAGCTCTACCCCAACGTGGACTTCTACTCGGGCCTGGTCTACGAGGCCTTCAAGCTGCCGGAGCCCATGTTCACGGTGATGTTCGCCACCGCCCGCGCCAGCGGCTGGGCGGCGCACTACCTCGAGATCATGCAGGACGCCGAGCAGAAGATCGCCCGCCCGCGCCAGCTGTTCCTGGGCGCGCGCAAGCGCGAGTACGGGTTGGTGACCAAGTAG
- a CDS encoding transglutaminase domain-containing protein translates to MTPLRRPPLLARASRALWSAVLLFVLLGLGLGARYLQDRTMVAGVAHTVDGNRRLPPTQRFAEYVRFAHEQVRKNRKPEDVQPGLMRMYYRFNPTHPGPADVLRHGTDYRGGCGSHVRVVVAMLHAAGIDARPLIILGPQGQNIHTVVQARIDGRWVVADALYGIVFHTADGRLATVEDLVREPQNFVRQVRGVRGYDMLNYNYDDVTAFNWNKIPVILPAARKLLVLALGEARVREWQRPIVWMWPAAFYASLCFAIAGFCALLALAGGAARRRFRPRA, encoded by the coding sequence ATGACTCCCCTGCGGAGACCGCCCCTGCTGGCGAGGGCGAGCCGCGCGCTCTGGTCGGCGGTGCTCCTGTTCGTCCTGCTGGGGCTGGGGCTCGGCGCCCGCTACCTCCAGGATCGCACCATGGTTGCCGGCGTGGCCCACACCGTGGATGGGAACCGGCGCCTTCCCCCGACCCAGCGCTTCGCGGAGTACGTCCGCTTCGCCCACGAGCAGGTCCGCAAGAACCGCAAGCCGGAAGACGTGCAGCCCGGCCTGATGCGGATGTACTACCGCTTCAACCCCACCCACCCCGGCCCCGCGGACGTGCTCCGGCACGGCACCGACTATCGTGGCGGTTGCGGCTCCCACGTGCGAGTGGTCGTGGCGATGCTCCATGCGGCGGGAATTGACGCCCGGCCGCTGATCATCCTCGGCCCGCAGGGACAGAACATCCACACCGTGGTCCAGGCCCGCATTGACGGCCGCTGGGTGGTGGCCGACGCCCTGTACGGGATCGTGTTCCACACCGCGGACGGGAGGCTGGCCACGGTGGAGGACCTGGTCCGGGAACCGCAGAACTTCGTGCGCCAGGTGCGCGGGGTGCGCGGCTACGACATGCTCAATTACAACTACGACGATGTGACCGCGTTCAACTGGAACAAGATCCCGGTGATCCTCCCCGCGGCTCGCAAGCTCCTGGTGCTCGCCCTGGGCGAGGCCCGGGTGCGCGAGTGGCAGCGGCCGATTGTGTGGATGTGGCCCGCGGCGTTCTACGCCAGTCTGTGCTTCGCGATCGCCGGGTTCTGCGCCCTGCTGGCGCTGGCCGGGGGCGCCGCGCGGAGGCGCTTCCGCCCGCGGGCATGA
- a CDS encoding arsenite methyltransferase: MEEKDLRSVVREKYGAVAEAGGATELGKQGCCTYSGCGCEGPGLTQLGYTPEQAAAIPEGADLGLGCGNPLGHAAVKPGETVLDLGSGAGIDAFLAARDTGPTGRVIGVDMTAAMLERARANAAKVHATNVEFRLGEIENLPVADGTVDVIISNCVVNLSPHKDRVFREALRVLKPGGRLVVSDLVWLREAPQKVRDSIEALVGCVAGASLKEEYLGLIRGSGFRDVEVLEQKGYQNDATRQYCGEEFSDAVVSVKVRAFKP, encoded by the coding sequence ATGGAAGAGAAGGACCTGCGCAGCGTGGTGCGCGAGAAGTACGGCGCCGTGGCCGAGGCCGGCGGGGCCACCGAGCTGGGTAAGCAGGGCTGCTGCACCTACTCCGGCTGCGGCTGCGAGGGGCCGGGCCTCACGCAACTGGGCTACACCCCCGAGCAGGCCGCCGCGATCCCGGAGGGCGCCGACCTGGGCCTGGGCTGCGGCAATCCGCTGGGCCACGCCGCGGTGAAGCCGGGGGAGACGGTGCTGGACCTGGGCTCGGGCGCCGGGATTGACGCCTTCCTGGCGGCCCGCGACACCGGCCCCACCGGGCGGGTGATCGGCGTGGACATGACCGCGGCCATGCTGGAGCGCGCCCGCGCCAACGCCGCCAAGGTGCACGCCACCAACGTGGAGTTCCGCCTGGGCGAGATCGAGAACCTGCCGGTGGCCGACGGCACCGTGGACGTGATCATCTCCAACTGCGTGGTGAACCTCTCGCCCCACAAGGACCGGGTGTTCCGCGAGGCGCTGCGGGTGCTGAAGCCCGGCGGGCGGCTGGTGGTGAGCGACCTGGTGTGGCTGCGGGAGGCGCCGCAGAAGGTGCGCGATTCCATCGAGGCGCTGGTGGGCTGCGTCGCGGGCGCGTCGCTGAAGGAGGAGTACCTGGGCCTGATCCGCGGCTCGGGCTTCCGGGACGTCGAGGTCCTCGAGCAGAAGGGTTACCAGAACGACGCCACGCGCCAGTACTGCGGCGAGGAGTTCTCCGACGCGGTGGTCTCGGTGAAGGTCCGCGCGTTCAAGCCCTGA